A stretch of DNA from Anopheles ziemanni chromosome 3, idAnoZiCoDA_A2_x.2, whole genome shotgun sequence:
GTTTCTTCCGAAACCGAACACTAACCAACCGCAACCCGAATCATGGTCCGGTGCTGCTGCGCTAAGTAGTTGCTGCACTAACGAACTGGTTCCCCGGGTTTCGGAGTCGCTCTCCCTCTAATGAGCTACGTGGCGGGTCCGTCGTGTATCGGGAGTAATTTATTTCACGGACAGAAAATTCCAGGTGACCATTAAACTAATTAAACGGTACCGGGCGACGCGCAAACCCGGTCAGCTACCCCACACGTTCCAGGATATCCTTAAGAAGAACACTCCACTTCTGTGGTGGTCGTGCACGTGCATTTTCCCTGACCACAACCCCGGGCGACTGGGTGCTTTTCGCGACGTACGACAAGAGTGTTGGTTTGAACAGACACGGCAGGGTGCCGGGGATAAATAGAAAAGAGTCCCGGGCGCTACCAGGGATGGAACCATTTAGGAAACCTCCACGCGCGCCCGTTGGCCCGGGGAAAAACTAACGCTGCCATTTCCTTCCCTACTCCCGTTTCTCCTTCAAACGCCTGCAGGGAAACTGCGGAAAGAATGGCAATTTTCACGTTATGCACTTGTTATGGTGAAAGTGTCATATTTTGTGTCGGAGTGTTCGTGTCCTTGGGGTTGTTGCTTTTGTCTACTATTTTTTCCTGCGGCCTCCACCTATTTTAAACGGCTGCATCATTGCAAACACCAGACACTCCTGGTGACGCTggcttttataatatttttccctCACCGAGCATCACCCAAGAAGGAGAACAATAACGAAAGCTTTTCGCCTGGAAGCTGACAGAAGTCAAGTCCGGCAGGTCCTTCCTAGCCGCAACGGTGCATTGTTTCGCTCTCTGcaccgtttcttttttgttcctgtgtccttcttcttcctcccATCCTGCTGCTTGTGCACCGGAACCAGCGCCGCAGATGAGTGCATGAGCTTGACGGAAGAAATATGATCGTGCAAGCAAGGTGAAAGTTGCATCCGTAAACATCGAGAGTGGAGCTGGAAAAGAGTTGGCGATGGGGGAAAAACAGGAAATCCTTTTTCCAACCGGGTGGAAgagaacgaacgaaacaacAGTGTATTACTTGATTTAGTGCGATTTTTGCAGACCCATTGCAGGGGAAACCCGGTCCAAAGATACGGTACGGAAAGCGCATCGGCCCCCTTTTCGCAGAGAGGTCAACCTAATGCTACCTTCTTGCCATTTCTTTTACTCCACATCTGTGTTTCGTTCACTCTTTCTTCCCAACTCTTCGGGTACCTCTAGATGGTATTAATAATTTGCTACCGGTCCACGAAACAGACACATAAATTACCTCGCGATTTCACCATCCCGAGCCACCAGAGGGAAAGTCACGTGTGTTTTGGCCACCCCTCAAGGGGAAAAGATGGTGGATTTAATCAAGGCATGCATTTTATCAATTACCCCGAAGAGGACAAGCACATCCGAAGTGATCTATGGTGGAGTAATgtgttgaattaaaaatggGATTGAAAATGGTTAAGGGTCCAGTTAATGGAGATATATTATCCATTCCCTGGGGAACATTATCTGCACTAACAAGAGTTGGTCgcggaaaattttcaatttcgtcTTTGATCAAAAAATATCTCTTGTGTGGAAAAGTTCAGAAAAACCCGATCCTGAAAGATCAACTATTTCAATATCCTTATGAAATAGTTCAGTCATGTTATGACCTGCCAAACACGCTGGAGAAAAAAATGCCGATTACATCGCATTCAATTTGAAGGCAAACTCTATTTATCTCCCTTCACTTACCGCCTCCCTAGAGGGTCAAACGTTCGCCATTGTCACTTTTAATAAACATTTACCGCTCGCTTTCTGACCTGTTGAAAACTGTCCACCGAAAACTGTCCCAGCGAATTCATCACACGGCCACACAACCGGCTTCTCGCTTCCAATGACCGCTTGTATTGGGGCacgttttccaccatttctcTCTCATTCTTCACCCCAGTAAATGCCTCAATTTCGTGTTCGTCATCATCAcggaaccccccccccccccccccctggggTGTGAGTTTCCATCCTGTCAAGCGCTGTCCGCCACACGGGACAGTCAGTCGTTCGGGTTTCGGCAACGCCATACAGCATCGCAACCACGCTCACGTTCAATCAACGGTGCAAAGAATGAAAGTGACGGAGAggggcaaaaaataaataccccAAACCCCGGTGGGTCGGTTTTTgacatggaggcgcctggtccgTCTCACAGAAATCCGTTGGCTTTCCGGCACACAGCGTGATACTTTGAAATGATGAAGTAGAAGGTttgaaggaaaagaagaataaaaggGGAAACCGAAAAATGGCTTCATGTCAGCGCGCCCACCGTGCCCTTTCCCCTTGCGCCCTGAGGAAAACCATCACATACTTGGAAACTAATAAAATTTACGCCTCAAAAAACGACGGAACAGAGCGCCTGCTCCCGTATCTGGTGTCCTTCCACGGGCTCCGGTGAAAGAAAACAGCCaattttgaaagttttcctctttttcctttttaacctCACACATACTATCACCACGCAGCTAGGACGAGAGCCCAAAGCTGAGCCGCATGTTGAGAGGAAAATTTATGAcatcaacaaaataatatcACTTTGGCCCCCCAAATACGCCGTACGTGAGACAAGGAGTGTCATCTGGGGGGTTTATGGATCGCACTTggtatctgtgtgtgtgtgtcattcGGCGATTCCCACACATTTGCAACACTACCCACTTCCCTTTCTGTAGAGGAATGTGAattttttaatcctttttaaCACCAAATTGTTGTacaggagggaaaataaatgccTACGAACCGGGTTGGGGAACTGAAAAGTTAAACAACGAAactggagaaaaaaacaattttctaaCAACCCAGGTCCAGGTTCACAGCGTGGAAAGAAATTGCAAAATCTGCATCGGAAAGGTGCGCTACCAGATATGAAGCAAGCAATACAAATACGCCTGCGATGTAAAAAATGTACACCACGGCAAAACATGACTCCAACACACGAAATAAAGCCATAAGAAGCCCTTCCTCGTACAGGAAATTGCGATAGAGATTTTGACTATTCCAGGACCCCGGGACCCTCAAAGACTTCGAGGCACACATTGCATGCCGAGCTTGctcgaacgaaaacgaaatgcTGGAAGATTACAGCATACAATGGTAATAAGCACCACTACAGTACGGAACAgcagaaaaacaaccaacggCATTCTAACCGTTCCAGCAGCAGGTCACCGAAACGTATTGGATAAATATTGGCACTAAAATGCACGCTGCGTCCAAAACGGCCAGGACCGAGCGTTCTCTTagcaagagaaagagagataaagAGCGAAAACAGAAACAGTAAATGCACAAGCACAAGCATCGTTAAGGTTAGGTTTCCCTGCTCCAAAGGGATTGTTTTACCCGAGAGCGCTTGCACACCGACCTCCCGTTGACCTTAGACATTTTCGCGAAACCAACCACCCACGGAAAACCGAACGAACGCCCTTGCTATTAGATTGCAACTGGCAAAACGTGCTCTAACGTGTACGATGTGGAGCGGGAAAATTGCAGAAAGCATTGAGAAAGCTCCATTTCAATGATAATAAAATTGCagtaaatatttcaatttccttCGCTTTGTATGCTCGAAGGAGAAATTCCGGGAAAATTTTTGTTACCATCGACAATTACAGTCACAAAAGAAGCTTATGTACTTTTTCACAAGTTAACTTTCAACTTTACGTTTCATTTTATATCATTTTTAGctttgaaaatgttgtttccaaaattaaaaatagtaaagtgttgcacaaaataaatcacatCAAACTATTTTGctttaattaaattgtaaaagcgaaacaaaaagcataaaaaacataCTGAACTATAAAACCACTCCATGTGTTAAAGAGTGTCCAAGGATCAAAATGTGTATATTTAACAGCCAAGGTAACGATTTCGTACAAGACAACCTAACTTGTTGGATTATCTTCTCTTATCCTACCGctaggtttaaaaaaaagtagattCATTGCCAATTTCTCCCGTCAGctaaaagcttttttttgcaaacttttACAACTGCAACAACGTCTCTTGATCGTCCCGTTCCGCAATTAGTCTCCGTACTTAAAGctgaaagtaaaacatatcAAACAGCATTCCAGTTTCACGAGTGGCATTCATTTACCTTCTCTGTCTGTTTATACAGATGGATCAGTACTACCTCCTGGTGATGGCGAAGAAGCTGTGGtgcataatttaaataaagtcactttaagtagtgaaaaaataaagaacaaaacaaaaagaaactaaacAACGAAACATTTACTAGAGTTACCCTTCTGGACgtttgaaaaagaaggaatgatgaaaaaaccctccatcaaatgaaaaacacccgagaaaataaacaatataaaCAACGGAGAATGTTACAACAGACTCGTAACAACCAAACCGAGTCCGAACTTGGAACGGAACAAATCTTCAACGACACTTCGGGACGATAGTTTTATTTGCAttccaaacttttccatttcgtttcgttccacGTCCTCCTCGCTTCTCGCCCTTCCGACGGGTGGCTCTTTTTTGTGGTTACGGCTACTTGTGTTTTCTGGTCATTTTTATTCCGTTTACGTCCATTTATTTGTCCATTCCAAGTACTCTTTCCCTTTTTACTGCTTTCCCCCGCCTTTTGTAGATTAGTATCCACGTTGGTTTTCTCATTTATCGTTCCATCCACTTTCGGTACCCGTTCCCGTTGGCATAACTTCCTACTTTCGAGCAGTAAGAAATGAGAAATGATTCCCATTCCTTCTTTTCTAGACCGGGGCGAGCGCTTTAGGAAGTATCAAAATATCATTTCGTCCTTGCCCTCCATATTCTCTCGACGGCGCGAAGCGCTTCGTCCTCCGGAGGGATCCATTTTAATTCGTTGAAACAAATAAGCGACTTTTGGgccggaaaggaaaacctcTCTCCCTtcatcgacacacacacacacacacgcacacaaatggGGGCGCAAATTGGCGACATGAGACGAAAATGCTCGGCTGGCCGCGAATTTTATTTAACGCGCTCGCCTCATGACAACAAAAAACTTCCACCAAAGTTGATCGTAGCGATGAGGCGGCagtgaagaaaaacgtggGATGCTGGGAATGGGACCGGATATGGAAAAGTACCGATAGAGGGCCGTGGAAAGAAAGTCTCTCCAGGttgggtaaaaataaaaccaccaccCCTGGTTTTCTGGTGGATGCAGAAAACGTTAAGGATGCGCCCCTTCAAGTCGGAAGGGAAATAAACCCCGGGATGGTTGGAAAAGCGGTTTTCCAACCGAATAAAACTATTGGTGTCCCGTCTACGCTTCGCTTTCGGTGGCGCGCTGCTCGTTGGTCCCTGGtggaagggtggaaaaatgggtccgccaaaagttttccaataaattttgtttttaattaattttaaattcagtGGTAATTTTTGTGGCATTAATTTTACTGATTTTCACAGATGTTCGCACGACGGGTGGCAGTGGGAAGGGGGAACGTTATGGTGGGTGGTTAGTTGGTAAGTCGTGGAGATCCCGATTCTACGCCTCGCGACGCAGCACGAGAAGCTGGAGCGAGGGTGTCCTGCTGCGTGTCTGCCAACGTGATTTCGTTACGCTTCGGAAAATCGCCAAAATGGTGAGAAAACCCCAAAACGGGCGGTGGTGGACCGAGACGAAAGAGAACCGGGGATGAGTGAGGTGGTTTTATGATAAAGATTTCATGCGCCCATGCTGAGCCCCCGACCTAGCGGAAGGTGAAACAAAATGGGTGTCAGAAAATAACGTTCGCTGGAAGTCAAAATTACGGTGGATCATGATCAACATGACGTATTTCCTCGCTTTTCCTGCGtatgaacgaaatgaaaataacacaaaaactGGCAACCTTTCCGCCACGGGAAACCACCATTGACCACCCAGCGGGGTGGGGAGggtgtggaaaatggaaaagtggcATCATGTAATAATAACGCGTCGATCGCGACCATTTCCGCACCCGGGGAGgtggaatgaaaaacgaaacccgGCAAACCGGCAACCGACGCCACTCGAAAAtgagaaacattttccaccgaccggaGCTGCCCCGTTGCGTTAACTTCAATTTGAGCCTGCCATTAAACTCGTGTTCGAGCCGAAATTAACAACAAGTCGAACATGGATGCGTCACCGTGGCCGCGAAGTGGGGCGTCTTGGCAACCGGGCAACGTATTTTCCACTCCTCTGGAGCGCTGGTGCGAACAAGGAGGGTTCGTTCTTTTCATCGGAAAAgttgaaatggagaaaaatataCACCCACAAACAATCCGGAGAAACTTCGCTTGACATTAATTTCGAATTTGttctcatttatttttcatttatttttgagCTGCGAAAAACGTTCGGGGAAAACAAGACAAACCACTTTTTCCTGCTAACTTTCTCCTTACAATTGTCACAATTTGTCTTACTTCAACGTTGACGAAAATAGCATAATGGAAATGAGTGTCATTTCAAAGAACTAAAAATTAGTACAAACACCAAGCATTAAATGATCAAAAAGAGACTTTCTCGTTGCTTTATAAGTAAAACTCCGTATAGCTTGTTTAGAAGTAGAATAATAGAAATTATTTAAGGAaaatttaggaaaaaaaaacacctagCTTTCATAAAGTACTCTATAACTTTAATGTTtgccaaataaaaaacaaatgtagCCATAAATCCTTGCCATAAACGGACAAACACCCGCACACATTGTGTCAGGTACCAAGCAAACAGCCCTCATGCTTCCTACAATAGTTCCTAGTGAATCTCCTTGAACGGCAAAACTCCGCTCAGTTAactattaaatattatttctttCCAAACATCCACACTCTCCTTCGGCCATTATTGCActcttcgtttgtttgtggcgtttgtttttgcacCCACACAATGCGACGCAACGTCCGGAAGTGCAATCCATTGCAGTATCATCTGTCCTGCGGCATTTTCATGTCGGTGACAATCGTCGTCCATCTCGGAGAGGAAGCGTGTTTTCTCttgcgtttccttttttgtgttttcgaatgtttttgccgttggaaaaaaaaacaagaaacagcaTAAGATGGCGTTCCCTCCGATGCGTTTCGAATGGCACTGGACTCTACCCCAGTTGGGGAtgcaattttcatttattgttcCCATTCGCGTTCATTCCACTTTCGAGGCGTTGAAGGATAAGCTTCGCTtgccattttgtttctttcgctCACTCCTGCCTCCGGGACGTACGGTTTTTATCGCTTCTCTTTTCATGTTGGCTTGAAAAATCTTTACTCACGTTTctgctaaaaaataaaacacaggaAGAAAAGATTaatcataaaaacaaaacttttttcTTCGAAAACAACCAAGCCAAATGCGATCGCTTGAGATCTTAAGATGCGCCctagaggaaaagaaaaaactacgctcatgacaccttccatTTGCCGACAAGCCATAAAACTGTCATATTAGGGAAGATATTAAATCATTCAACTTGTCACGTGGTTGCGGCGTCACACGGGGACTTTCGCTGCAATTAGACATCGTTCACATCTGCACCAGGATGCGCAGAAAAGCGTTCATTTCCTgttaaagttatttttaacCTACCATTTGCTTAACGTTTCTCGTTTTCGAAACAGCTTTTCTTTCGAATAAGCAATCAAATATgttcaatttttctctttacaATACCTATTTATCTTACGCTCTGCACTGTCGATTCTTTACGTACACTTTCTTAAATAGTTACATTgggataaaataaagaaaaataacatctAAAAACATGAAAGGGAAAGTTGCGATGCGCTTGCGGAGGGGGAAgagaaatgaatggaaaaggaGGACGAACGAATAAGCAAAGAATTCTTTCAATCAACGGTGGACATACACATTTGCTTGATAAATTAGAAACAATCGAAACAATTTCGATTAAATTGCAAACCCATGGTGGGTTCGTGGGAAAAGATTTGTCCATTCATCCGCTACGACCGTGTTGCCGAAGACGAAATAGTTTAACTTAGTTTTAAGCTCATTTACTGCCCTGTCCTCGCTGTCGTGGGCAGATCCAGTTTATCACTCTTTAATGTTCGTTTCGTCCTACGTTTTGTGCTTGTCCGGAGCAAATAAAATGTCGGTAAAAGGTGTCGGAAATGTCTCGCTGTTTGCGTTGTGCTATGTGCGTTCCCTCCGACGCTATCTCACCGACGGTGTGTGGGTTTACTATCACTCCATGAGGATGACAGGTTCAACCCCGTCGTCAGGAGCACTGGAATGCCGGGCTGGACTGGACCGAACCGCACGCTGTGACCATTCGGACGCCCCTTCGAACTGCGGGTGGAAGAAGTTCATCGACAACCGGCCATGGGATGGATGGGTGGAtagctgatggtggtgggtggaGTGGTGTTGTAGAAAGGTGAGCGAACGATTAGTTCTTGTTTCGTCCTCCGGACTGCAGCTTGCCGCCCTGTAGACCGCCAGTGCCGGACGATTGGTGAATTGCATTCGGATTTCCCTGAAAGAAAATGCCAGGGAAACAAGCAGAGCGGTGAGGGAATCAGATACAGCACAAGAACTTCGATTCgatttgataaatatttaatctTCAGTAAAATGTCCCACACTTTTAACAAAATCTTTTTAAATGACGATTGATTTTTCTTATTAACTTTACTTTTTCTTACTTATGTTTATGAGTAAAACAATGTTTGTAAGTAAACGAAAAATTACGATTGTTTGAATTACTATTTGAGAacagtatttttaatttgaatgcgGAATTTTTCTTCGCCATTCATCAGCTTTGAAGAATTCAATGGCTTACatatggaaaattattttactctTCTTTGGTATCGGAATCTGAACTATAttctgatttaaaaaaatgttaagacGAATTAAAAATTCCTGACAATTGAACAGCAATAatgggaaaacaataaaagctTGTCTTAGGAACTAGGAGCACATATTAAAAGAattgttgattaatttttatcgTATACAACGGAAAGCTCTAGAACAAAGCGAAACTGGCGAGGAATCGACCATACATACCTTGCCCTGCGGTTGCTCCGGCTCGTACTCGGGCAGCGGGGTGGTGGGCACGTCGCAATCCTCGGTCGGTGGCACGACGCAGCGGAGACTGCGGCGGTCGAACACGAGCATGGCGGGGCAGCGCTGGAGCCGCGGGTAACCACCCTGGCACTGCCAGTAGCGATTGCACGACTTGCCcagcggtacatttccgttggCGTCATCGTTGCAGAGGGCTGGCGGGAAGAAGAAGGGGGGAAAACGATAAGAGGTAAGGGCGGGGGAATGAAAATCACCACCATTGCCGACACGGCCACGAGAACACGGGTTATGAAAATGCACCATTTTGCCATGTGCACCGACTGCAGCGGAAGGAATGCCTTTCGCCGGGATTTTCCCCCCCAACGGGGAGCAAAATCCGAAGGATATTCACAAAGGATGATGGTAAAGGAAAACTATACCCCTTTCCGGAGggcagagaaagagaaagagcgGGGAGGTAAAAACACGAACAACCGAGGGaaagacaaacaaattaaTGAGAAACGATTTCCTTCCGTTCGTTTTGTGTTTCCCATTtggaaaaagggcttcgaaacCCTATTGCATCACCGTTTGGTCACCTTGCTGTTGGTTATTATGTTCCTACCGAGAACACTACaatgaagggaaaagaaaaatagagaaaagcGACCAACTATTCGCTTCCTTTGTTAGGGAAAGTCCGATTGTGCCGAAAATTGTCACCATCAACCTGCATCCCTTATTGAGTAATTTGTTTTACTATTCCCTCGTCTTGTTTTTCTGTTCACTCCCCCGTGGAAGggtcttttccctcccccctcctttCCATCTCTCTGCCAACTTACGGTGCTTTTGGCATCCATCAACGTTCTCCGGCCAGTCGCAGCTGTGGGCGTTCTCGTTGTACAGCAGTCCACCGATGCAGAGCTGCTCCGTGGCGGTACCATTCCAGCAGGTCCAGTATCGCGTGCAGGACGTCTCGTGTCCGAAGATACCGTACAGCCAGTCGCAGTGCTCCGTCGATATGGGACCGTCTGAAACCGGGGGAGGGTCGAgagggaggaaataaaatagaagaatTAGaaataaataggaaaaaaaaatcgaacaaacTCCCACTCTGTGGAGAAACACTTCGTTGGATAACGGAGGAGGAGAGATTGGAACAAACTAGACGAACACGGAGCACTACAACCACCGCAGCGGAAATGGCAAACTTTTCACCGGTCATTACGCTCTGCTTAAAACTAAACGACACTTGAGCGCTGCACTCGACGTTGTAGACGACGTTGCAACACGACCCCGGCCACTTCCCGGGGGTTTTTCCCCCTCGTTTCGAATCCCTTCGATCCCGAACACTTCGCCATCTCGCTCGAGGGCACTCAATTTCCAGCAGTTTTGTTGCACATTCAAGCACCAATTGTTATGACTGGCTTCGCCTGTCGATGCTGGCTTCGCCTTCGCCAAAACTCGCTCCAGCTCAAAACATAATCAACGGTTCGCTGGACGGAGGGTTAGGTTGGTCATCGAGAAACGAGCTCGATTAAGTTTGGCATGGACTATAAGAGACTCCCACGCTCTGCCCTCATTATTTAACGGTGCTCTGTGGTGGTGAAACTCCGGTCGTCGAACACGATTTCGTGCCGCCTTTGATGCAGCTGCTAATTCGGCCAGCATGGACCGACTTGAAGCTAAACTTTCGGAAGGCGAAAGGACGAAGGACGAGGCATCTGAAAAATGAGTTAATTTGCGAACAATGCACCGGGAAACTTTGTTACGCTTGGACGATCGTGAAGAAATCGTAAATAATCCTACACGTCTGGTGCTACATCAAAGGAATGGCAAATTTCGACTGAGAGCAACCTTATCAAAACTTTTATGATATAAAAATTGGATAACACTGTTGACACAGCAAACACGGTGTTCATTGGGAGAGAAAATCTTATTTGGATGCAATCAAGATTAGATTGGTAACGGGATTCTGTGAGTCAATCTCAAGTATGAACGATATCGATTGGATCCCAACTAAGAGATCCTTAGAATCCGGTATCTTGCGTTAGAGTCCAGATTCAGAATTTCAGATCTCTTGGAATCTAAAATCAGAATCCAATTCTGAAGTTCCGGGATCTAGATTCAGATACTTAGAGATCAAGATACAGTCCCTTGGTAGATCCAGAATCCGGAATGTTTGGAATTCAGGATTACTATTCTATACGATTTAGATCCGtcacaaaatgaaataaagatcTGAGAGCATCCAGAGGATGGATTCCAAAGTTCCTCCTGGAATAGTCAGTACAATCTAAATCTctataaaaaaacttaaatactcTCTTACTATAATAGCAAGACTTCTTGAAATAATATGTATGAGCACAAAAACA
This window harbors:
- the LOC131284206 gene encoding protein obstructor-E-like, which encodes MAASSWQRNAFVLAALLIGLASAQRQDQEDPCKTKSKVVGDVTYCDRYWECINNQPELYDCPNGLVFAGKHRGVTEGCDYPWRSNYCEGKQLANGPISTEHCDWLYGIFGHETSCTRYWTCWNGTATEQLCIGGLLYNENAHSCDWPENVDGCQKHPLCNDDANGNVPLGKSCNRYWQCQGGYPRLQRCPAMLVFDRRSLRCVVPPTEDCDVPTTPLPEYEPEQPQGKGNPNAIHQSSGTGGLQGGKLQSGGRNKN